ATTGTTGTGCGGCATGCTTTGTTGCatcatgaatgattttttatgggTACGCGCTCTTTCCAGTGATACTTAGTAGAGTGCAAAATAACATGAGAAGTTTCTGTTTAGTAGCATATCGAAGGCTTGGTTGTTCACATGCACTCTGAATCGCTCCATTTCATCATGCACGAACCAAACACTTGGCACAGAAAATTTTTTTGCTAGAGAAGTTCTAATGAGTGCAATATTTATGGCAGCTGGAGCTTGTGGGTACGGGGAGTACGGAAGGACCGTGAATGATGGCTACGTGACTGGAGTTTCGAGGCTATACAGAAATGGAGCTGGATGCGGTGCTTGCTATCGGGTTTACTTCACATAGACTAATACATAAACAGATGAGGactcttttgacttttttcatcaatcaatttCGTTAAGTACAGGTGAGGTGCACGAAACCGCAGTGCACGGGCGAAGGAGCGTACGTTGTGGTGACGGACTATGGAGAAGGAGACAGGACGGACTTCATCCTGAGCCCTAGAGCTTATGCAAAGATGGCTCAGCCGGACGAGTACCAAACCAAGCAGCTGTTTGCCTATGGCGTGGTTGAGGTCGAATTCAGAAGGGTTCCGTGCCGATTCCCTGGCTACAACCTCGTGGTCAAGGTCAATGAACACAGCAAGTACCCTAATTATTTAGCTATCGTCATACTATACGTCGGCGGCACATATGACATCACGGCTGTGGAGTATTGGCAGGTACTCAGTCATTTCATTACCCCATGAGTTCACTTCAAAatttcattccaagcggaatcGAATTGAACTGGCAATCGACATAAATGCGAACCAGAGACCACGAGTCCGACAGGGGCAATTACTTTTGCTTCTCGTGATTCCGATGCAGGACCAAGAGTGGAAGCCGATGCGCAGGGTGTACGGAGCAGTGTTCGACACGCGGAGCCCGCCGAGCGGCGATGTGAACCTGAGGTTCCAAGTGAGTTGGAGCACCGGGGCGAATTGGGTGCAACCAAAGGATCCCCTCCCTAGAGATTGGAAAGCTGGTGCTACTTATGACTCCCAAATCCAGCTAAACTAGAAGAAGCTAGACCAGTCCCTTCCGTCTGTGGATTGAGAAAGTGCTTGCCTTTTTCATTATTACTAGGGAGGAATAGCTTTACTGCTGCTGATATAAACAGGCTTAGCTAAACCAGATAAGGCTTTCTGCCTGCCTCAGCTAAATAAAGGAGGTCTCAGTACCATTCATCAATGGGCTGTGGGTTTGTTGTTGCTTTCTTTAATTACGTTAGTGCATCAATAAAGTTGCAATGTTTTCTGCAAGGCACAACATCTaagtccttctctttttcttggtaTGATTAGCTATGATGATGATTGAGATTGTGTCCCCTCTCCCACTTAGCCtcccaaaaactaaaaaaatccaCCAGGTAATTAGACCGCCGTCTattttactaaaaataaaaaatttgaaaaatatttttctgacaATGGTCGTTTGTTTCGCTTGAAATAATAAATCGATAAAACGTATGTCCATCACTGACAATAATTCATggctaaatattttcgtgaacgataaaaatatgttttattCGTTCATTTGTTTTATAGGCAAGATttaacgattatttttaggaaaatattttttcaaatttttcattttttttttcgaaataaacttgagcttgagctttaCTAAATGACAGTATTCCCACCAGAATAATTGTCCTTGCCCAATTACCAACTATAGATACTGTCAAATTACGATGAATTCAAGAAAATTGCGGCCGACAAAGAAAACTTGCCCAAAACAGTTAAGCGAAACTTACAACTTTCAAAGCAAATTACTTCAAATATGGTAAATTACTCCTTTTAGAAGATTATTTGCCTCAGGAAACATGTTACCAATTGTCATTTTCAAGAACTTACTGGGAAATTGTTGATAATAATTACAACAATGTGAGATTGGGAAATTGTTGATAATAATTACAACAACGAGATTAATTACTGGGTCATAGCATTTTTAGGTTACAAAATCTATGGCCAAATAACTATTCGTAAGAAAAATAAGTActgtgaaattacaaaaaattcaagtaaATTAGGACCCGTCAAGTTAAATTTTAGTGAACCACTAAGCCATGTACTACCGTCGAGCCAAATTACTTCATATTAGGTGAATGACTACTTTGAGGAAAACTAATTCCGCCATGTACCTGCTTATAAGTCGTAATTTATTAGAACTTATgtcaaaattatcatttttaacaTGGTTCCGACAATATGAAGTTAATTAATGAATATTATTATCATTGTGATATCTTAAACAAATTATCGCCTATAATAGTAAATTACAGGTTATAGATGCAATTGATATTACGACGTATTACATTCAATAATTAAAATGAATCGAAGAGGTATTCAATAGTTGAAAATACTAATTATATTTAAATTGATTTACAAAATCGGCATACTAAATATTACGAGACACATAGAAATATTTTAATAAGTGCGTCGTATTTAATATCGAGGTCAAATAATTTATCTtggtatttttcatgatatataCCCGAGTTTGTCGGGTCGGGTCAAACCCCTACCTCGCACGATTTCCCGCGTAGAAGCTCCGGTGCTTCGCTTCATTCTCTTcgctccaactctctctctctctctctctctcttcgtgttTTCTCTGAAGTCATCAATGGAGTCGATGCAATTGCAGGAGAACCGTAGGCCTCTCCTGAAGTCAATGGTGGCATTTTGCATCCGATTCTACTCGGACCAGCTTCTTTCCATCGAGTAATTTCCCTCCTTCCTTTCTTCGATTACTGATGCTGAAAAATTTTCgaatctctctttttcccattcTCTCTGTTGCgcagaacaagcgatcgaacaataaaatagacagaacaagaaaataaatcggacaccagatgtacgtggttcggtcgtagagacctacgtccacggggagagcagtaacgaattccactatagatcaagcgatacacggagattacaaatcacACTCAAGTTACTCAAACGCTCACAGTGTTTCTCAagtcccaattacatccaagaacgcacacggtgtttagcccccaattcctaacgaaataatctctcaatctcgcaaaggaattaaaacgtAAATTCTTACCACAAGAATTTCTCCACTAGAACACAAGAATTATTGATGTAAttcgatgaagaaaatcttCACTTCTGGAACGGCGAAGACCCACGTTCAAGCACTCAATTGGCGCTTCAAGGTCTCGCATCAACAGCAGCACTACCACTCTTGATCAAAAGGCACCCACGTACAAATTGAATTCGTATATTTATATGCGCCTAATAATTAATCCAAGTCAAGGTCCACGGAGCACTATCCAAATCAACCCATGTTGACCGAACACAATCCCAATTGACTGAAGCACAATCCAATTCAAATCTGTTGTGGACTTTCAACGTTTCCTATTCTGTTCACTGACTTTCGCACCAGAATCGATATCCACAATATCTAAGATTCTGGACTTATCAAAACggcaatttaatttcaaaatattcaccttggactccaatttcaaataggaaatatctaattcgaaatattcagattttcgcTTCAGGCTCAAACTTGAGACACAATTTTAACTGTCACATCCCGATTCTCCAAGAAAAAGGacatgacacggccgtccttcTTTACCcaaaggacgcagcctcaaagTAAGAACAAAAACCTGATATCCAAAATATATACCTCCACATATATATGATAAACAGGTCACATGTTCACAAAAATTCAGAGCTCATCTCCCAAAATGGAAAGACAAATATACATAGCTTTCCATTTTGCTTGAACTCACCAACTATATACAGCTTATCCAAAAATATATCCCCACTATCCCAAAAGTCCTACGACTAACGGACGCTCGATCCTACTTGCGGCTCCCCGAAGAACCCGAAAAGCAAAAGAGATAACGgagtgagcaaccacagctcagtgagaagtacaatatcttctaagcggatcgagaaatcactatgcaATCATCACAGTAAGTCAAATAGCAAATCATAATAACAACAAACTATCAATGGCTTaaaccattgattaatctcattaaactAACTTTCGATAGTccatccatcgaataatctcaCACTCATCATCAACTATGGCCACGTTTAACGCCATGGCAAGGCaaccaagtttacccctcttggttaGGTCTACCACCCATTTTAGCCGGTGGTTTGGCTTAATGACGTCCCGACAGTATGCATACTATCCCCACCTCGGTGGGTTCTAATCATAGGGACATGAGTATTGAAACCCAATaccaaaatccagaaaaacCACAACAATCCAGTTTCACAAACAGAAGGCTAAAAACCAAATACATAGCCTTTTTCAGAAACATATTTCTCAAACAGTATTTCAGCAAGATAATCTTCAACAAgccatatcaaataatcaaatggtagtaatagctcgatcccgtttatgcaaaaataatgctccAAACGTCACCTTACATCACcttgtcaagaaaatcacaCCAAAGTACACGTGCTCATCTTTAAAacatgagttttataaattcttagaagatagAGTACAACTCACCTTAAAAAGTCGCAAACCAACCTAAAGTAGTCATTGAACCGCAAAgcttgaaatcctaaaaattagttgaaaaataacattaaaagctTGTAAAATACTACGCATGTGAAAAACTTGCTTAAATGACGTATAAACGCCGACAATCGGACACCTAGGGGCCAAAGAACTACCGATCGTGCACTTGGACAGCTTGCACGCCGAACTTCAGAAATTTCGTTTGGACAAACCGTAAATCCAATTCACAAACCATCAAAAGCAGTAGCTCCATAACATCCTTAAGTATATTTTGTACAATAATCATGGCTAACCAACACCAAAATTAGGCCCTGCGACATCAAATTCTCCAAAACTCGGATTTTTCCAGCCCTAATTGCAAAAACTTCCTCAACTCGATCAAACGAAGTCCGATTGATGCAATATTGTAGTCAAAACGAAGATTATttaacgtactacaaaagtctcaacaggGTCAACCTCAACCGACAAccagaaactaaagaaaatagcCCTCAAAGTCCACTGTTCGCGTAGTAAGTCTGCGCACCAGATTTGAATTGCTCGGTCCGGGCAAACCATAACACGAAATCATGATCCGTCGAATCCTATGGcttcataacatcctaaagtttcattcccaagcaaaaacgtggccaatcgcccatgagataggacacagcaactcagtttcctcaagatccgaattttgccataaatccagaaaatcacttcaatagagagggaagagagggcgAGCGCTTACCACGTGCTGGGACACGTAGGGAAATGACTTCAGCAAGGCGCTCGTGGAGGGTGGTGCGCGCACGTGActgttttctatttctctttttcccttttctcctttctccttctttcttctcttctttctctccttttcttcctttcccctttctgttttctttttcttctctttatgcgATGGAAGACTCCCGATTCTTTTAAGAGAAACCAAttgttccctcttttttttttcttttttttaatactagTGGGTCTCACCACTttttgacctagtcaaaaaTAACTCACATATTACGTTAACACTCTCTCTTTCAGATTGGCAGAGCTTGTGGATTGCGATCCTCCTCTTGCGGACCTCGTCTTTTCTCAGCCTACTCAGTACTTGAAGCATTTTGAAGACGCAGTTGTTTGGGCTCAAGTACGTAGCATTACCCTTTTTCTTATTCCTTAATTCGTGGATGGATTATTTTCGTTGCCCTAACTGGTATGGTATTGTGAAACACGGTGTAAAACGCAATCGAATTGGAGTGATTGAAAAGTGATATGGATAGTTTCCGATGTTGGCGAGCAAGTTGTCATGGGTAGTTCCTTGTGTGTtgtctaagtttttttttttttttttatgggatggCTGTCCAGTCCAGTTGGCTTAATCGGGTCTATGCACATGTAGAAATTATCTGTGTAGCCAAATCTACTGCAAAGAGTAACTTGGCGGTTTTGATCTAAAAGTTAAAAGTTATCGCAAGACTTGAGTCCTGCTTAGAGCATGGGAGATGCTGCGAAGTGAAGTATGGCTAGAGAGTAGACATTAATTCCCAAAAGACAATGCTTTATATTAATTTCACTTTTCTGTTCATGATATGTGCCGATAGATTAAATTGAACTCCGATCCCTGCAACTACCACCATGTGATTTGGTTTAACTGCTTTACCAGAAGTTCCTCCTGTTTTGCTGGACGTAAGACCTCTAGTTTGTGTCTGTCCTTCATTAGAGCTTCCTCCTGACTCGGTAGGTAATGTTGAAAATCATGATTTATTCGTAATACAAAAACCAATTAACATCATTTGGTCTGAATTTCGTTAGTGACACGAATGACAGAAGGAACTTTTGGTTAATTTTACTATGGCTTTTGGACTCTACCTTGAGCATTAAACGTGGACGTGTATCTTTCTCCAAGTTATGAGAGTACAATTTTTATCAAAGATGAAGAGTGAtcgatttatttatttgtactGTCCTAGTTCCTGAAGTAGAAGCAGGAGAAGTAGAAAGCACTCCTGCTTCTAGATAGCTTCTTTCAAAAGGGCTTCTGCTTCCTCAGTGATTGTTTTATTAGAAGATATAATTTCTTGGATTGCGGTTTATTTGTTTTTACGTAAGTAAGTACGTGACTCAATAAGAAATTGTCTTACCAATCCAATTTCTAATGAATCAAGATAACCATTTGCCCCTGTACAAATAGTCATCATCTGTTCTTCCACCGTGAGTGAATTTCCCAAGCGTCTGTTGGACTTGCAATGGGAATATCTCTTAAGAATATCCATCAagtgtttttggtttttttaccCATGAAAACCTGTTCCCTAGGCTGGACGTTAAAGAGATGTTATATATCATTGGCATTCACATTGTCACCTCTTTCACTTTTTGTTTGGTGCATGCACAATCATTACATATTAGACTGGTTACTTTATGTGCAGATAGACTTAATGGAGCTTTAACTGCAGTTCTTTCATGGCACTGTCATCACTGCAACAATAACTAGTTCAAAGCTCTTTCGATTTTTTACTTGGAGGTGATCTACTAAATTGTCATCATATCTTATACAAGTACTTCATTTCATTGTCATGGAAACTTTCCTCTGGAACTTGCAAGGCATACTGTGGTCTGTCGCTCTCAGGGAGCAGGTTTGTTAATGCTATGGCGCATAATAAGCCTCGAATTGTTATGGTACTCTTGGATATGCTATTTATGAGTTGATCTATTTTTAGCTGTGTTTATGAGGCTTTTGCTGGTGAGGAGGTTTTCTTGCCGACTTATAATATCAAACTGACTGAACTTTTAACAAGGCAGCATGGGGGAGCATGACAGGCTACCATACAGGAGGCCAGGTATTGCAGATAATAGGGTTCTAAGGTGTGATGTCTCCTTGTTTTCatgttcttattatttttcaaaaggtaTACTTGGAATTGAACATAGGACTAGCCATACCACAAAGAACAAACAAATAATCAGAACTTGATCCTGCTAATTTATCAGAAGATGTCAATGACCCTTTTGAATGAAGCACCGTGGTAATATATTGAGTTAGTTTAAttgtaaaggaaaagaaatttcccGTGAAATTGAAATGACAAGCGAAAAGGAGATATCAAAAGGCTTGTCTGCGGAGTCCTCACATTGAATGCTGAAAGAggcaatttaatcttctctCAGCTAGTTAACTGACAGAGTTAGAATGTTTATGTCAGCAGGCTTTCATTTCATTGTAAAAGTGGTGCAATCCTGTCTTTTTTCTACAATTTCTAAATCATGTTGTGCTGCAAGAAATCACCACTGGAATGAATTCATTCTTTTTCCGTTCTTTTTCAGGCTGGTCTTGTAATACTCTTAACACCAAAGCAACCGTATTTGGTGAAACAAATCCGAAGCCTTACTTGAATTGTGTTTCCCTATATTTGTTTTCATGTCTCATCATGGTCTTAAACTGCAAGTTGCAGTCATAAGATGAAAGGTGA
This sequence is a window from Rhodamnia argentea isolate NSW1041297 chromosome 3, ASM2092103v1, whole genome shotgun sequence. Protein-coding genes within it:
- the LOC115743152 gene encoding expansin-like B1, translating into MKPAMNYGRLLCVLVLLPALCHSQDPFTPSRATYYGSPDCYGTPTGACGYGEYGRTVNDGYVTGVSRLYRNGAGCGACYRVRCTKPQCTGEGAYVVVTDYGEGDRTDFILSPRAYAKMAQPDEYQTKQLFAYGVVEVEFRRVPCRFPGYNLVVKVNEHSKYPNYLAIVILYVGGTYDITAVEYWQEDQEWKPMRRVYGAVFDTRSPPSGDVNLRFQVSWSTGANWVQPKDPLPRDWKAGATYDSQIQLN